A DNA window from Leptospira selangorensis contains the following coding sequences:
- a CDS encoding sodium:solute symporter family transporter, which yields MESSLGQPNFISVLFFVVFVVLTLGITYWAAKKTKTSSEFYAAGRSITGFQNGLALSGDFMSAASFLGISGMVALKGYDGIIYAVGWLVGWPALMFLLAEPLRNLGKYTFADVLAFRLKQKPIRIVASIGGILVTITYSIAQIVGSGKLINLMFGLPYELAVLIVGGVMLLYVLFGGMIATTWVQIIKACLLLFGVTLLVILSMAQFGFSLENLFSAVETKFGRTALEPGGFASSPIDSISLGLALMFGLLGLPHILMRFYTVPDAKEARKSVAYATTFIGYFYIIIPIVGFAAAVLIGREQIAGIDKGGNMAAALLAELLGGTPFLGFIAAVAFATILAVVAGLTLAAASTISHDLYFNVFTEGKATEDEQVSVAKKATVVFSIVSILLGILFKDQNVAFMVGLAFAIAASGNFPALFLSILWKNFSTAGGVFSILIGSISATLFIIFSPTVWVDVFKFDQAIFPLKNPAIVSMSLAFISAFIFSKLFPDENAAAKFESEKVRVYLGIGAE from the coding sequence ATGGAATCCTCTTTAGGCCAACCGAATTTTATCTCCGTTCTATTCTTTGTAGTATTCGTAGTTCTTACATTAGGGATCACTTATTGGGCCGCTAAAAAAACTAAAACTTCCAGTGAGTTTTATGCAGCGGGCAGATCCATTACAGGTTTCCAAAATGGTTTAGCACTTTCCGGAGACTTCATGTCCGCCGCTTCCTTCTTGGGAATTTCAGGAATGGTGGCTTTAAAAGGTTATGACGGGATCATCTATGCGGTCGGCTGGCTTGTAGGTTGGCCGGCACTCATGTTCCTTCTTGCGGAGCCATTGCGTAATTTAGGGAAATATACTTTTGCGGACGTATTAGCTTTTCGTTTAAAACAAAAACCTATTCGTATCGTTGCTTCCATCGGCGGGATTTTAGTCACGATCACATACTCTATCGCTCAGATCGTAGGTTCAGGAAAGCTGATCAATCTAATGTTCGGACTTCCTTATGAGTTAGCGGTCCTGATCGTGGGCGGGGTCATGCTCCTATACGTTTTGTTTGGAGGAATGATCGCAACCACCTGGGTGCAGATCATCAAAGCCTGCCTTCTTCTTTTCGGAGTCACCCTACTCGTGATTCTATCAATGGCACAATTCGGTTTTAGTTTGGAGAATTTATTCTCCGCAGTGGAAACCAAATTCGGAAGAACAGCCTTAGAGCCGGGAGGATTTGCCTCTAGCCCAATCGACTCCATTTCCTTGGGACTAGCTTTAATGTTCGGTCTATTAGGTTTACCTCATATTCTAATGAGATTTTATACTGTGCCTGATGCAAAAGAAGCTAGAAAATCCGTGGCTTATGCTACCACTTTCATAGGTTATTTTTATATCATCATTCCGATAGTAGGCTTTGCTGCCGCAGTTCTCATAGGAAGAGAACAGATCGCCGGAATTGATAAGGGTGGAAATATGGCGGCCGCACTTTTAGCCGAGTTACTTGGAGGGACACCATTTTTAGGATTTATCGCAGCAGTAGCATTTGCCACAATCCTTGCAGTGGTTGCAGGTTTAACATTGGCAGCTGCTTCTACCATCTCTCATGATCTTTACTTCAACGTATTTACGGAAGGTAAAGCAACCGAAGATGAACAAGTCTCTGTCGCTAAAAAAGCGACTGTCGTTTTCAGTATAGTCAGTATTCTACTCGGGATCTTGTTCAAGGACCAGAACGTTGCCTTTATGGTGGGATTGGCATTTGCTATCGCAGCAAGTGGAAACTTCCCAGCATTATTTTTATCCATTCTCTGGAAAAATTTTAGCACAGCAGGAGGAGTATTCTCCATTCTGATCGGTTCGATTTCCGCGACCTTGTTTATAATATTTAGTCCTACAGTTTGGGTGGATGTTTTCAAATTCGATCAGGCAATTTTTCCTTTAAAAAATCCTGCGATCGTTTCCATGTCCTTGGCATTTATATCAGCATTCATTTTTTCTAAACTGTTCCCGGACGAAAATGCTGCTGCAAAATTCGAATCCGAAAAGGTCAGAGTTTATTTAGGAATTGGAGCTGAATAA
- a CDS encoding DUF485 domain-containing protein produces MKIKAHQLIESIEFKKLVRTRWTVSFVLLFFLFLNYYGFILIIALKKEWVTQKLGTGNYGLYAGASVILFSWLLTFLYVFWANKYYDQEVEVLKSKLESENR; encoded by the coding sequence ATGAAGATAAAAGCTCATCAATTGATCGAATCCATCGAGTTTAAAAAATTAGTACGGACTAGATGGACAGTTAGTTTCGTTTTATTGTTTTTCCTATTCCTGAACTATTACGGATTTATACTCATCATCGCCTTAAAGAAGGAATGGGTTACACAAAAGTTAGGAACCGGTAACTACGGATTATATGCGGGTGCATCCGTAATCTTATTCTCCTGGTTGCTCACATTCTTATATGTTTTCTGGGCCAATAAATATTACGACCAAGAAGTAGAAGTATTAAAATCTAAATTAGAATCGGAGAATAGATAA